From the genome of Sediminibacter sp. Hel_I_10:
CTCCAATTCCGAAAGCATATAATCTAGGCGCGTTTTTAATTCCTCATTACCCGTGGACGCATATAGCATGGCAAGCGCGGACAAATAATGCCCGGCAATATGGCCGTCCAAACCTATACTTTCCCAATTGCCATAACGCTCATCTTTAACTGGCAAACCAGCGTCAATTAAATAAGGCGCCAACAATCTGTCGGGCTCCAATTCCAAAATGTAGGTCATATCCACATCTTGGGCATTTTTGAACGGTCCATCCGTTAGTCTTACGTCCTGTAAATCGAAGGACTGCATTTGCGAAAAACCAATTGAAGATATTAGGAATGCCAACACAAAACCCATTGATTTTGCGATTGTGAAAATTGAAGTATGTATGTTTTGAATCTGCATTTGTTTATTGTTATATCTATGATTTTATAATGAATTGGTACGAATTTCCTTTTTCAGTTGGGATATCATACAAAAACGTTTCTTTTAATTGTAAAGGTCGAATCGTGGATGCTTCCGAAATGATTGGTTCTTTAATTTTTGGCACTACAAAAAATGAATTCGGATTTTCGTCTGAAGCTTTATTTAATTTATTTCCGGACTCGAACTTCATTTCATTTGGAATTCGCAACCGCAGATTTCCACCAAGATTGGAAGTGATTTTTACTGAAACCAATTCGCCATTTTTCCAAATCATGTCTTCGATTGTAAATCCGCCTCTTGTTTTTAAACCAGAAACCATACCATCTTTCAAATTATCTGGAAGCGCAGGAATTAAATGAATGGCACCATCGGAGCTTTGCATCAGCATTTCGGTTATTCCAGAGGTACAACCAAAATTCCCATCAATTTGAAATGGCGGATGTGCATCAAATAGATTGTTATACGTTCCGCCGCCACTTTCGATAGTGCCGACTGGCGATAATTGATTTTGAATCAGTTGATAAGCTTTGTTACCATCTTGCATTTTCGCCCACCAATTCACTTTCCATCCCATACTCCAACCCGTGGAGATATCGCCTCTTTGTAACAATGTGTTTTTTGCTGCGGCAAAAAGTTTTGGATTTTTGTAGGGCGAAATTTGATTCGATGGAAACAATCCGTACAAATGCGAAATATGTCGGTGCTTATCCTCTGGGCTATCCACATCGTCTAGCCATTCCTGAAGTTGATTATGTTTACCAATCTGCATCGGCGGCAATCGTTGCCTTAAACCTTCCAGTTTTGCAATGAAATCTTTGTCCTTGTTAAGCACTTTGGCAGCTTCAATCGTAGCGCTAAACACATCGAACACCAGCTGATTGTCCATGGTAGAACCCGCAGTAATGGAGGCGCCTGGATGTTCTTTGGGTGCGTTTTCAGGAGAATTACCTGGAGCGACCACCAACCATTTATTTTTTGGATGTTCGACTAAAAAGTCTACATAAAATTCCGCTGCACCTTTCAGAGAAGGATAAGCGGATTCTAGATAGGTTTTATCGCCAGTGTATAGATAATGCTCCCATAAATGCTGGCTCAACCAAGCCCCGCCTCCGTTCCAGATGCCCCAAAAGGAACCATCGACAGGGCCCGTAATTCTCCAAATATCTGTATTGTGATGCGCCACCCAACCTTTTGCCCCATACATCACTTTTGCCGTTTCCTTACCAGTTTCGGAAAGTTCCATGACCATTTTTAAAAGCGGTTCATGCATTTCTGAAAGACTGGTCTTTTCTGCCGGCCAATAGTTCATCTCAGTATTGATATTGATGGTGTATTTACTATCCCAAGCTGGGTTCATATTGCCATTCCAAATGCCTTGCAGATTGGCGGGCTGTCCACCAGGTTGGGATGAAGAGATCAGTAAATAGCGTCCGTATTGGTAATAAAGAGTCAAAAACGAAGGGTCTGAAACATCCTTAAAGTTCTTAAGTCGTTCATCCGTTGGAAATTTGCTCGCTTCGGTAGAACCTAAATCAAGTTGCACTCGGTAAAAGTATTTTTGATAGGCAGAGATGTGTTCAGATTTAAGTGTTTCAAAATCCTTGTTGAAGGCTTTGTCCAAATACTCTTTTGCACGCATCTCTTCGTCGCCACTCAAGTCATTGTAATTGTTGAAGTTGGAGGCAATGGAAACAAATATTATAACAGAATTGGCTTTTTCAATAGCAACCGAGTTGTCCTTTTGTTTTAGGCTTCCGCCATCTATTTTTATTTTGGCAAGAGCGTTAAATTCGACCTTCCCTTCAACGCCTTCATGGTCACTAGTCGTTCCCCAAAGTGAAAGTTCATTATCTCCATTAACTTTAATCTCTTGTTTATTATGCTGGCTAGTAAATACCGTCGAAAATGATATCTTGTTTGGAGTATCCGCTGAAAGCCTTATAGCCATTACCCTATCAGCAAAGGATGTGAACGCTTCGCGGGTATAGGTGACGCCATCAAGCTTATAGCTCGTTTTGGTAATAGCTTTTTCAATATCTAGTTCTCGGTAATAATCAGAATAGTCAGTATGACCATTAAACGTCAATTCCAAACTCCCAACGGGTTGAAACTTTTGGCCGTGAGACTTTTTTGTGATTATTTTTTCATTGGCTAAATTTTCAGCCGCTTGGTATTGGCCGTCAAAAATCAGCTGTCTCACTTCTGGCATAGCTGCCAAAGCATTAGGATTGTCATTCCGATTTGGGCTTCCGCTCCACACTGTATGCTCATTCAATTGAAAGATTTCCTTTTCAACATTACCATAGACCATGGCTGCCTGAAATCCATTCCCAATGGGGAGGGCATTTTCCCAAACCGTTCCAGAAGGCTTATTGTACCACAGTTTTAATTCCTTGCTATCTTGGCAGAAAGCCTGAATAACGGAAATTAAACAAATAAAAACACATGCGAATTTAGCCATTGATACGTATACTCTATTTAATAATAACAATCAATAAAAATAAGTGTAATTAGAACACTTTTAAGATAAGTTATAATTTCACTTCAAAATCTGAAACCGACTCAAATTACATTGAAAACGTAATGAAAATCAAGTTAGAGATAAAACAACTATCCTGATCATTTAAAGATTGTATACAAACGCGTTATTACGACTAAAAAAGGTGTATTGACATTTAATCATAATAACTATGAAAAGCACAAAAACAAATGTAATAAATACACTTAATATAAGCAATCGGTTGTCTTAAATAAATTTCCTTTGTACTCAATACTTGAAAATTTTAGTGAAGTGAAGTGAAGTGAAGTTTCGGCTAATAGCTATGCACTCTTATTGATCAATTAGGACAAAATCTCATGAAGATCTTACATTTTGATTTTAAGTAGAATATTTCCTTTTTGTGGTTTTTAAGCTTGGATAAGATGAGTATGAACAGGAATGAAATATAATCGTAGAAGCACTTACAGGACACTTCTTGAAAGTGATCTATAATTACAAAAAGCATATAGAGTATTATCTAGGATCCGCTGTGCTCAACGGATGTCGTGTTTGATTTGAATGATCTTATTCGTCAAGAGAGTTGACGAGGAACAAATCACTACCTTTTAGAAGGTCTTGTATAGACACTCTTAAAACG
Proteins encoded in this window:
- a CDS encoding glycoside hydrolase N-terminal domain-containing protein, whose amino-acid sequence is MAKFACVFICLISVIQAFCQDSKELKLWYNKPSGTVWENALPIGNGFQAAMVYGNVEKEIFQLNEHTVWSGSPNRNDNPNALAAMPEVRQLIFDGQYQAAENLANEKIITKKSHGQKFQPVGSLELTFNGHTDYSDYYRELDIEKAITKTSYKLDGVTYTREAFTSFADRVMAIRLSADTPNKISFSTVFTSQHNKQEIKVNGDNELSLWGTTSDHEGVEGKVEFNALAKIKIDGGSLKQKDNSVAIEKANSVIIFVSIASNFNNYNDLSGDEEMRAKEYLDKAFNKDFETLKSEHISAYQKYFYRVQLDLGSTEASKFPTDERLKNFKDVSDPSFLTLYYQYGRYLLISSSQPGGQPANLQGIWNGNMNPAWDSKYTININTEMNYWPAEKTSLSEMHEPLLKMVMELSETGKETAKVMYGAKGWVAHHNTDIWRITGPVDGSFWGIWNGGGAWLSQHLWEHYLYTGDKTYLESAYPSLKGAAEFYVDFLVEHPKNKWLVVAPGNSPENAPKEHPGASITAGSTMDNQLVFDVFSATIEAAKVLNKDKDFIAKLEGLRQRLPPMQIGKHNQLQEWLDDVDSPEDKHRHISHLYGLFPSNQISPYKNPKLFAAAKNTLLQRGDISTGWSMGWKVNWWAKMQDGNKAYQLIQNQLSPVGTIESGGGTYNNLFDAHPPFQIDGNFGCTSGITEMLMQSSDGAIHLIPALPDNLKDGMVSGLKTRGGFTIEDMIWKNGELVSVKITSNLGGNLRLRIPNEMKFESGNKLNKASDENPNSFFVVPKIKEPIISEASTIRPLQLKETFLYDIPTEKGNSYQFIIKS